From a single Capsicum annuum cultivar UCD-10X-F1 chromosome 12, UCD10Xv1.1, whole genome shotgun sequence genomic region:
- the LOC124889780 gene encoding F-box/kelch-repeat protein At3g23880-like has protein sequence MDVDGARGIYFNEEIVVDILSRLSVRSLLRFKCVSKFWMALISEPCFTLKHLKLSKNNQNSPKILFLKNMFSLHFSSLTPASLSSTQFTENVQKLDWLYGGKPWSCKIYCCYDGLVLVGVRRYDNTNHLILFLWNPSTRESVVLPSTEFLPQEDYTCGLGYDSTSGDYMILKISYQSCSEILALKSGMWRIIGKPTGIYSSWLSDMDSLAFVHGAFHWLGLSRNDSVTSYDITNEVFKEIPLLDGMFVVPDMKYVKHGLSVLGEMICICSTHRDQWKYIFNVWIMKDYGVKESWNRFFTIQSADLYSLVPEYRFSDGEVLLRCKHFDRCGYLFNTTKESSGFWPQYRSECIQNGFVYTESLISPKLLT, from the coding sequence ATGGATGTTGATGGTGCTAGGGGAATCTACTTCAATGAAGAAATAGTTGTGGACATCCTCAGCAGGCTATCTGTGCGGTCTCTTCTTCGATTCAAATGTGTTTCGAAGTTTTGGATGGCATTGATCTCCGAGCCTTGCTTTACGCTGAAGCATCTCAAGCTTTCCAAGAATAACCAAAATTCCccaaaaattctttttcttaaGAACATGTTTTCCTTGCATTTTTCCTCTTTAACACCAGCTTCTTTGTCGTCGACTCAATTTACTGAGAATGTACAAAAACTTGATTGGCTTTATGGCGGTAAACCATGGAGTTGCAAGATATATTGTTGCTACGATGGCTTGGTTCTTGTGGGGGTTCGTAGATATGATAATACTAACCATCTCATACTTTTTCTATGGAACCCTTCCACAAGAGAATCGGTAGTACTTCCTAGTACAGAATTTTTACCGCAAGAAGATTATACTTGCGGATTGGGATATGACTCAACTAGTGGTGACTATATGATCCTTAAGATCAGTTACCAATCATGCAGTGAAATTCTTGCATTGAAAAGTGGTATGTGGAGAATAATTGGTAAGCCTACTGGCATTTACTCCTCGTGGTTGTCTGATATGGACTCTTTGGCTTTTGTACATGGAGCATTTCATTGGCTTGGTTTGTCGCGGAATGATTCTGTGACTTCATATGATATTACAAATGAGGTATTCAAAGAAATACCATTGCTAGATGGAATGTTTGTGGTTCCCGACATGAAATACGTCAAACATGGCCTTTCTGTTTTGGGAGAAATGATTTGTATTTGTTCTACTCATCGTGATCAGTGGAAGTACATTTTCAACGTATGGATAATGAAAGACTATGGTGTGAAGGAATCTTGGAATCGATTTTTCACTATACAAAGTGCTGATCTTTATTCTTTGGTACCAGAATACAGGTTTTCAGATGGTGAAGTGTTACTCCGTTGCAAGCATTTTGACCGTTGTGGTTATCTTTTTAATACAACCAAAGAATCATCTGGTTTTTGGCCTCAATATCGTTCAGAATGTATTCAGAATGGATTTGTTTATACAGAAAGCTTGATCTCTCCAAAATTACTTACATAG